The Niabella beijingensis genomic interval GCGTACCCGTTGGTCAGGAAATCGCCCGCTTTTACCTTTTGCCCTTTCTTCACTGCCGGGTTCAGGTTCATGCAGGTTTCGTGGTTGGTCTTGATGAACTTGGTCAGCTTGTATACTTTCAGGTCTTCTTCAAAACTTACCAGTTTTTCATTCACATCCCGGTCGTAGCGTACATGGATCTCATTGGCATCCACAAACTCCACCACACCATTTCCTTCCGCATGGATCTGGATCCTTGAATCTCTCGCAGCCTTGCCTTCCAGACCGGTACCTACGATCGGTTCATCCGGACGCAGCAGCGGAACCGCCTGGCGTTGCATGTTTGAACCCATCAGTGCCCGGTTGGCATCATCGTGCTCCAGGAACGGGATCAGCGAAGCACTAAGGCCCACGATCTGGTTCGGAGCAACGTCCATATATTCCACCTCGCTTTTGTCGAGGATCGGGAAGTCACCTGTTTCACGGCTGGCCACGCGGTCATTTACAAAATTGCCGTTTTCATCCAGTCGGGCATTGGCCTGCGCGATCTTGGCCGTATCTTCTTCTTCTGCGCTCAGCAACTCCAGTTCTTTCATGTTCACTTTACCATCGGTTACCCTGCGGTAAGGTGTTTCGATGAAGCCCATTTCGTTGATCTTGGCGTGAACACAAAGTGTAGAGATCAGACCGATGTTCGGTCCCTCCGGCGTTTCGATCGTACACAGACGGCCATAGTGCGAATAGTGTACGTCACGTACCTCAAAGCCGGCACGCTCGCGGCTCAGACCACCTGGCCCCAGCGCAGAGATACGGCGTTTGTGGGTGATTTCGGATAACGGGTTGGTCTGATCCAGGAACTGCGACAACTGAGAGGTTCCGAAGAACGAGTTGATCACAGAAGAAAGGGTCCGCGCATTGATCAGGTCAACGGGTGTAAACACCTCGTTATCCCTCACGTTCATACGCTCACGGATGGTACGGGCCATACGGGCCAGACCAACACCGAATTGTGCATATAATTGCTCACCTACGGTCCGCACACGACGGTTGCTCAGGTGATCGATATCATCGATCTCTGCTTTCCCGTTTGTTAAACGTACCAGGTATTTAATGATCTCAATAATGTCTTCCTTTGTCAGCGTCTTTTGCGTAACCGGGGCATCAATATTCAGCTTGCGGTTGATCTTGTAACGTCCTACTTCACCCAGATCATAACGTTTATCACTGAAGAACAGTTTATCGATGATGCCACGGGCGGTTTCGTTATCCGGGGCGTCGGCACCTCTCAGCTGGCGGTAGATGAACTGGACCGCTTCCAGCTCACTGTTGGAAGTATCTTTATTCAGCGTATTATAAATAATGGCATAGTCGCCACCAACATCTTCGCGCTGTACGAATACGCTTTTTACATCCATGTCCGCGATAATATCAATCGCCTCTTCGTCCAGCACCACATCGCGTTCCATCACGATCTCATTCCGCTCGATGGAAACCACCTCACCGGTGTCTTCATCTACAAAGTCTTCCACCCAGGTACGCAGTACACGGGCGGCCAGGCGTTTGCCCAGCTGTTTTTCCAGTGCTTTGCGGTCGCCCGGAACTTCATCGGCCATGCCGAATAATTCCAGGATGTCCTTATCCGTTTCATAGCCGATCGAACGCAGTAACGTGGTTACAGGGAATTTTTTCTTACGGTCGATGTAAGCATACATCACGTTGTTGATATCTGTCGCAAACTCCATCCAGGATCCTTTGAACGGGATCACGCGGGCGGAATAGATCTTAGTACCATTCGGGTGTACCGACTGACCAAAGAATACGCCCGGAGAACGGTGTAACTGGGAAACCACCACACGCTCTGCCCCGTTGATCACAAAGGTTCCGCGGGGAGTCATGTAGGGAATGTTTCCTAAAAACACATCCTGTACGATGGTTTGAAAGTCTACGTGCTCTTCGTCATTACAGCTCAGCCTCAGTTTCGCCTTTAAGGGTACCGCGTAGGTCAGTCCGCGCTCCATACACTCGTCTATCGAGTAACGGGGAGGATCAATAAAATAATCCAGAAACTCCAGCACAAAGATATTGCGGGTGTCAGTAATGGGGAAGTTGTCCTTAAATACCCGGAACAGGCCCTCAATATTGCGTTTGTCTGGTGTGGTTTCTAATTGGAAAAATTCCTTAAAGGATTGAATTTGTACTTCGAGCAGATCAGGTGTTTCAGCTAAATGCTTGATCTTTCCGAAATTTACTCTTGAATTCACTTTTGTAGATGACATATGTTATAAACCCGGTTTTTTTAATGATTGATCAGGTACAAAACAAAAACAGGATCACTTTTATTGCTAAAAGAAATCCATTGAGATTCAATTACATGAACATGTCTTGTTTAATCAATTTTTTATTGGCCAAAATAAAAGGAAGGCAAAGTTAAGGAAAACTTTGAAAAGAAGAAAACTTCTCACAAGAATATTGCCAGACAGTGACATTTCTAAAATTTTATTTAAAAAAAGCAGGCCTGTCTGTTTCGTGTATTTTCCCGTTTTTACCCCGCCCATACACCCGGAAAACTGCATTTTATTGATTATCAAAATATTAATAGGAACCCAATAATTTGAAGGGGCTGCTTATTTCTACGGGAAAGCCCGGAACCGATATAATCGGTTCCGGGCCGTCTTTATTTTGAAAAAATCTTACTACCTTTTATTCTGCAACCACTTTCACCACCTTGGAATAGTTGGAGGTGGTACCATCTTTGTTGATCTGGCCGATCCGCACAAAGGCGTTGGGATAGTTCTGCTGATCCAGCTCTTTTTCTTTCTTACGGCATCCGATACCAACAGTAAGCAACAGGGCCAGGGAGAACAACATCGCCTGTTTTTTGGCGCGCTTTGCAGATACCAGAACAGAGATCACCAGCAATACCATGATGGCGAGCTGCAGCGGGGAGAAACCAAGCTGTGCAGCGATTTCCTGCCAGTTCTTACTGAAGCTGTATTTGATCTCCGCAGTGGAATTGCCATCTGCGGCCTGGGTGGGAACAAGTCCTACCTGAGTGAATTGTTTACCGTCCTTCGACAGCTCGATCGTAAATGATTTATTATCGACTTCTGTCAGTGTAGCCCATTCCACTTTTAGCTTTCCGGAAACAAAACTGGCACTGGTGAAACCAAAGGCAACGGGAAGCACACCATCAGTGTATCCATAACCGCTCACCTGGTCATTGGTCTGATTCAGGTTTCCGCCGGAACCGGGCTGGATATTAATGATACCACCGTTACCATTCCCAGCTCCTGCCTCAGCCTGTGAGGCAGCGGTTGTAAACACTACTTCGATCT includes:
- the rpoB gene encoding DNA-directed RNA polymerase subunit beta; the encoded protein is MSSTKVNSRVNFGKIKHLAETPDLLEVQIQSFKEFFQLETTPDKRNIEGLFRVFKDNFPITDTRNIFVLEFLDYFIDPPRYSIDECMERGLTYAVPLKAKLRLSCNDEEHVDFQTIVQDVFLGNIPYMTPRGTFVINGAERVVVSQLHRSPGVFFGQSVHPNGTKIYSARVIPFKGSWMEFATDINNVMYAYIDRKKKFPVTTLLRSIGYETDKDILELFGMADEVPGDRKALEKQLGKRLAARVLRTWVEDFVDEDTGEVVSIERNEIVMERDVVLDEEAIDIIADMDVKSVFVQREDVGGDYAIIYNTLNKDTSNSELEAVQFIYRQLRGADAPDNETARGIIDKLFFSDKRYDLGEVGRYKINRKLNIDAPVTQKTLTKEDIIEIIKYLVRLTNGKAEIDDIDHLSNRRVRTVGEQLYAQFGVGLARMARTIRERMNVRDNEVFTPVDLINARTLSSVINSFFGTSQLSQFLDQTNPLSEITHKRRISALGPGGLSRERAGFEVRDVHYSHYGRLCTIETPEGPNIGLISTLCVHAKINEMGFIETPYRRVTDGKVNMKELELLSAEEEDTAKIAQANARLDENGNFVNDRVASRETGDFPILDKSEVEYMDVAPNQIVGLSASLIPFLEHDDANRALMGSNMQRQAVPLLRPDEPIVGTGLEGKAARDSRIQIHAEGNGVVEFVDANEIHVRYDRDVNEKLVSFEEDLKVYKLTKFIKTNHETCMNLNPAVKKGQKVKAGDFLTNGYATRNGELALGKNLKVAFMPWKGYNFEDAIVISERVVKEDMFTSIHISEYELEVRDTKLGEEELTSDIPNVSEEATKDLDENGIIRIGAQVKEGDILIGKITPKGESDPTPEEKLLRAIFGDKAGDAKDASLKAPNGVEGVVIGKKLFQRAKKDKNAKVREKAAIEKLDKAHEKNEQDLLNVLLEKLGTILENQVSAGVMNSFDEIVIGKGSKFHAKNLGALDYANINPLGWTTDEKINNQINTLLHNYNIKYNEELGRYKREKFNISIGDELPAGVLKLAKVYLAVKRKLKVGDKMAGRHGNKGIVAKIVRQEDMPFLEDGSPVDIVLNPLGVPSRMNLGQIYETVLGWAGKELGVKFATPIFDGAEPEEIEKYCADATIPKFGHTHLYDGETGERFHQKATVGVIYMIKLHHMVDDKMHARSIGPYSLITQQPLGGKAQFGGQRFGEMEVWALEAYGASSILQELLTIKSDDIIGRAKTYESIVKGDNIPRAGVPESFNVLIHELRGLGLDLTFE